A single region of the Sorghum bicolor cultivar BTx623 chromosome 9, Sorghum_bicolor_NCBIv3, whole genome shotgun sequence genome encodes:
- the LOC110430194 gene encoding uncharacterized protein LOC110430194 has protein sequence MQMLKLMLLSPRPPPAAAHLRAAAPTRTPLLLTRRPAGPPPASASASAEFPGSVPDSAQMPPRRRRRRSVAGIDQDELLDPDALADPDSSFYEINGVRLHHKVCSHEDEDEVEDSSSDQPSSSTTASDAVRNSQIGLPILLLHGFGASVFSWSRVMRPLARIVRAKVLAFDRPAFGLTSRASWSADDTKPLNPYSMAFSVMATLAFIDYLGAEKAILVGHSAGCLVAVDAYFDAPERVAALVLVAPAIFAPRKVVKEDQSGEQGGQQTQNVPNDENSPPNLFARIWGRFLQLWKHIAGLVFKMITAIQDVVRSFCLKGLVAFLRSSLGAALVRWVMDKFGVLGVRNAWYDPSKVTDHVIQGYTKPLKSKGWETALLEHTISMIIDSASASRAPVSKRLSEISCPVLVVTGDTDRIVPAWNAERVARAIPGATFEVIKSCGHLPQEERPEEFLSVVEKFLRTMFANPNEQVFQAAV, from the exons ATGCAGATGCTAAAGCTAATGCTACTCTCCCCCCGGCCCCCACCCGCCGCCGCCCACCTCCGCGCAGCTGCGCCCACCAGGACGCCACTGCTCCTCACGCGCAGGCCGGCCGGTCCTCCTCCAGCTTCCGCCTCCGCCTCAGCTGAGTTCCCGG GATCCGTTCCAGACAGCGCTCAGATGCCgccccgacggcggcggcgccggagcGTGGCCGGCATCGACCAGGACGAGCTCCTCGACCCCGACGCGCTTGCCGACCCCGACAGCAGCTTCTACGAGATCAACGGCGTGAGGCTGCACCACAAGGTTTGCAGCCACGAGGATGAGGATGAGGTTGAGGACTCGTCCAGCGACCAACCCTCGAGTAGCACCACTGCCTCAGACGCTGTCCGGAACAGCCAGATTGGCCTGCCCATACTGCTGCTGCACGGCTTCGGCGCGTCAGTCTTCTCCTGGAGCCGTGTGATGCGGCCTCTCGCCCGCATTGTCCGTGCCAAGGTTCTGGCGTTCGACCGGCCGGCGTTTGGACTGACATCCCGGGCCAGCTGGTCTGCTGATGACACCAAGCCTCTCAACCCGTACTCCATGGCGTTCTCGGTCATGGCTACGTTGGCGTTCATCGACTACCTTGGCGCTGAGAAGGCCATACTTGTTGG GCACTCAGCTGGCTGCCTTGTAGCAGTGGATGCGTACTTTGACGCACCGGAACGGGTGGCTGCTCTTGTGTTAGTTGCACCGGCTATATTTGCACCCAGGAAGGTGGTGAAAGAGGACCAGTCAGGGGAACAAGGAGGGCAGCAAACACAGAACGTTCCCAATGATGAAAATTCGCCTCCAAATTTGTTTGCTAGGATTTGGGGACGATTTCTTCAGCTATGGAAGCACATTGCAGGGCTTGTTTTCAAGATGATCACAGCAATACAAGATGTGGTTCGGTCTTTCTGTCTTAAAGGTCTCGTCGCTTTTCTTCGGTCATCATTGGGTGCAGCACTG GTAAGGTGGGTGATGGATAAATTTGGTGTATTGGGTGTCCGGAACGCATGGTATGACCCAAGCAAAGTAACTGATCATGTCATACAAGGTTACACAAAG CCTCTAAAATCCAAGGGTTGGGAGACAGCTCTTCTGGAGCACACCATATCCATGATCATAGATTCTGCATCTGCATCAAGAGCACCAGTTTCAAAGAGGCTTTCTGAGATCTCATGCCCAG TGCTAGTGGTGACAGGTGACACTGACCGCATCGTTCCTGCTTGGAATGCTGAGCGTGTAGCACGCGCTATACCTGGAGCAACGTTTGAGGTGATCAAGAGTTGCGGTCACTTGCCCCAGGAGGAAAGACCTGAGGAATTCCTCTCTGTCGTTGAAAAATTTCTACGGACAATGTTTGCAAATCCAAATGAACAAGTATTTCAAGCAGCTGTATGA
- the LOC110430196 gene encoding acetyltransferase NSI translates to MAATSVKVARLTTLALFSPSPTPSGPKSTKRRARAPPPISISMDPALVDPAHLQALMLACAHNCALRLSPALSVSAVEPVDLSKLRTALAHSFIVVSVFCGARFLTDDREGEGEGQRFLGLELGLERQGERRLVGFGRAVSDLGLTASVHDIVVHPSLQRRGIGRKIVNKITRVLHSRGIYDISALCTEKERPFFEACGFGDDMMGSTTMLYTRKSHK, encoded by the exons ATGGCCGCCACATCCGTCAAGGTCGCGCGCCTCACCACCCTCGCgctcttctctccgtctccaacCCCCTCCGGTCCGAAGTCCACCAAGCGCAGAGCTAGGGCCCCACCAcccatctccatctccatggATCCGGCCCTCGTGGACCCAGCCCACCTCCAGGCCCTTATGCTCGCCTGCGCCCACAACTGCGCGCTCCGCCTCTCGCCGGCGCTATCAGTTTCCGCTGTCGAGCCGGTCGACCTCAGCAAGCTACGGACTGCACTTGCGCACAGCTTCATCGTCGTATCTGTCTTCTGCGGCGCTAGGTTCTTGACAGACGACAGGGaaggggagggggagggacAGAGATTCTTGGGCTTGGAGCTCGGGCTCGAGCGTCAGGGGGAGCGGCGGCTTGTCGGGTTTGGGCGCGCCGTCTCCGACCTCGGGCTCACCGCATCCGTCCATGACATCGTG GTACATCCATCACTACAGAGGAGAGGAATTGGCCGAAAGATAGTGAACAAAATTACAAG GGTACTTCATAGCAGAGGTATATATGACATCTCTGCATTATGTACAGAAAAGGAGAG GCCCTTTTTTGAAGCTTGTGGATTTGGTGATGATATGATGGGTTCAACAACAATGTTGTATACTAGAAAATCACACAAATAG
- the LOC110430405 gene encoding glycine-rich cell wall structural protein 1.0-like — MNSRCPGGEKGRVPWTRAALRCRGRALAGPAGPANSDGGQGREGARRAGGGGRRRAVASRGRGRGAGAGGRHGAGQVTGGDGAPVPGDGGARGRSRVETGRRGRGNAGRGRSRAGTGHRCRGR; from the coding sequence ATGAACAGCAGATGCCCTGGTGGTGAGAAGGGGAGGGTGCCGTGGACGCGGGCGGCGCTCCGGTGTCGGGGGAGGGCGCTGGCCGGGCCGGCGGGGCCGGCCAATTCCGACGGTGGCCAGGGGAGGGAGGGGGCCAGGCGCGCGGGCgggggcggccggcggcgggcgGTAGCCAGTCGCGGGAGAGGCCGGGGCGCCGGGGCCGGGGGACGACACGGCGCGGGGCAGGTCACGGGCGGGGACGGGGCGCCGGTGCCGGGGGACGGCGGGGCGCGGGGCAGGTCGCGGGTGGAGACAGGGCGCCGGGGCCGGGGGAACGCGGGGCGGGGCAGGTCGCGGGCGGGGACGGGGCACCGGTGCCGGGGGAGgtga